The Gracilibacillus caseinilyticus genome segment TCCAATTTTGGAGGACAAGTTAGAAAAACATAAAGAAAAACTTCCAAAGATTAATAATTATAGTTCGAATAAGGTAAAACAAATCATAAACAACTACAGTGAGTTTGATTCTCTAAGCTCTCAAGGGAAAGTATTAGAAGGACCTAATGAACCAATAGTTAAAAAGTCTAATGAAGTAATTAATTTAAATCTTAGTCCACTAGCAACAGATAATAGGGTTAAAATTACAAATACGACAACAAACCCTCATAATGCAATGGCTCATGTGGTTTATTCTAGTCCAAATGGAGATTGGTATACATGTTCTGGAACATTTTTAGATGAAGATACTGTTATCACCGCTGCCCACTGTGTATATAATACATACACCAATCAATTTAATCAATTTTGGTATGTGTATCCAGGTCAGAATGGTTCAGCCAATCCTTATGGAGGTTGGGCATCAGCTAGTGCTTATGTAACATTAGGGTGGGTTGATGCAGCTCCAACAGAACCGGGAATAGTGTACTTTACTGATGTTCAGCATGATTTTGCAGTTATAAAATTGGATACTACACATTCACATAACTTATCAGTTAGTTCAAATTCTTCTTTTGGAGATTCTATAACATCTTATGGATATCCAGGAGATAAAGCGACCTCAAGTGGATATTATTTATATAAATCTACTGGATCGATATTAGACATTGAGTACGACGCTCTTGTCCATTCCACTTATGTAACTGGTGGAATGAGTGGAGGACCAATATTAAAAAACAATAATGTTATTTCAGTTAATAGTACGGCAAGTTGGGGACCACAATTAACATCTACACACATTGATCTGATCAATCAATGGAAAAATAATTGATATTTTTAGATTGTCACTATTATGGCATTTTTAAGTCTATAAATCGTGTTAAAATAATAGTATGTATAATTATATCTATGTTAAAAAAGCACTTATTCAGGATGATCTGAGTGGGTGCTTTTTATTTTCATTTTTTCCAAAAATAAATTATAATAAGAACAAGAGTTCTGTTTTAATTGTGATAATGGGTAATTTGTCATTTGATTGTTAGGAAAAGCAGGAATATTTACCCTTTTTGTCGAAAAAGTTATAAACGACACAAGAGGGGGAATAGATATGAATATGTACAGAAAAGTTAAATTTGAGTATTTTCAAGTAACAGTTAGAAAAATTGGAGAAACCAAGGAAGAGTTATTTGATCTAACTCGCTGGATGGACGTTGTAAATAAAATCTCTTTGGAAAAAAGAGCAAGAGAATATCTAGGAGAAAGAGCACGTTTAGAAGAAGCTTATTTTGATGAAGATTTAGACTATTATTTTTTACACTTTGTCCGTTTAAGAGCAACTAATATTCCGTCAAAAGCTAAGATAGACACAAATGTAGAGCCATTCGAATTAGAAGATGACGAATATTTGGGGGAAGAAGTTTCAGCATTGTATGATGATAACAAGAGTATCTTAATGCTACAAAGAAATAAATTTAGTTTAGGACCAAGCGGGATCGCAGACTATCTAAACATAATTTGGGCAAATGATAATGAAACTATTTGCATAAGATCAATCCCTATACCTGACGCATTTCAGCTTGCTAGAAAGCCTAAGATATATAGAAAAGTAAATTTACGATTAGCTAATATTAATAGTGCAGTCGATCAAGGGTTTGTTGATAAATTAAAATCTCCATTAGGCCCGATAATAAAATCTTATGGTGAGTATGGTGGTGTAAATGCTCAAATCACTATAACAGTGGGGATGAAAAAAGACGGTGAGTTAAATGAAGATATTTCTTTTTCTCATTTTAATCACCTTTTCAAAATAATAAGGAAGGGGCACGAACCAAACATGCTCATGCCCCCAAGAGGAAATATAATGACTAAATTAGCATTCAGACTAATTTAATCCTTACAATTCGGTATCATAGATACCTATAGGAGTTGACACTGATTTATTTTTTTGGTCGCTCTAAAGTGTGAATGGTTGTATTTGACCAGTGTACGACCAGTACAAATGTACTCTATTGAATTAAATAATCTATATTAAACCTGCAAATACAGGATTAACATCTTTCAAATGGTTTATTTTCTATGTATTGCTTTATTTTTATTTCATTTTCTTCAGTTATCTTTAACCTAAAATTGAAAAACCTTGAGATTGTTCCAGCTGATAAACCAACAGCAGAACCTAACTCTTCATTTGTAATTTTTTTGCGTTGTTTTTTTGCATACAAATACATTATATTACGTTCTGATAGCATCTCTACCTCCTCACTTTCAGTTTAAATCATATTTATAACGTTACGTTTATGCTCCTAATCCAAAAAAATAGACAACCTAAAAGGTTGCCTACTTCATAACGGAATGAGAGAATAATAAAATTTTTGGTGTAAATTTTATGGTGATAAGTATTACCCTATCTATTATTATTAGACTTGACTTTTCTATTTTTTATGTTATGTAACGATTTACATACAAATAATAAATTATACTATTTATTCATGTTAATGTCAAGTGATTATGCATACTTTTTCCTTTTAATATTATTACATGCCTTACATTCCGATCTAAAACCGTTTTTACCCTTATTATCTTTTGCCCAATTATCATTGATCAGTAGCTTCTCTTTCCCACAACAGCCACACTCTTTACTGTCTATACCGTCTTGAATAGCTTGATATGTATTAGCAATCTTTCTTGCAATCGTTTTATGTATAAATTTGACTAATTGAGCCTTGGATCTCTTCTTGCCATATTTTTCGTTTATAAATTTGTTTAAAATCTTATACGGATCAACTGTGACCCCATTATTGTAAATATTAAACACTTTGTGCTTATCCATCAGCAACAACACAATTTCCTTTTCCTCATTACTCAGATCTGTTTTCATAATAGCATTCCTAAACTGTTCCAATGCCCAATATGTAAATGATTCAACGTTATCTAAATATTTAACTTCTAACCCTTGATATACCGGTAAATACTCTCTGTCTTCTTTCATGATTGATAATAAGCCACTAACATGGTCAACGTCACCTAGATTTAATGTTTCCTCTAATACGTCATCCTGTTCTCTTGTCGTGTCAAATGAGCGTTCAACTGGATTACTATATATCGTATCTTTTAAACTATTAAGTAGTATAGTTAGATCATATCCATCGGCGTTGTACATTTTATTAATCAGATACAGCCTTTGCTTTGGACTATACATATTTTCTTCTTCAGCAAACTTATTCATCAAATATTGCCGATATGATTCCTTTTCTTCATTAGTGTAAGATTCATCTAATCCATACTTTAACCCTAATTCCTTCCATGTATCATATCTTTCTTTTAACTCTGGATAATTGTCTAAGTTATCAAGTACATCTTGTCTACGTTCTTGTCTTTTTACATCTTCTGATTTATTAATTTTATTACTGCTAATCTGCTCGTCTAACATATCAACATGCATCTCATGTCCATTTATAACTGATTTTGGTAAATCCTCTTTCTCATTAAATACATCGGTATTAATCCCTATAACCATTTTATTTTTACCATCTTCTTTATCTTTCTCCACCCGATACTTGGACATTATAGGGTAATCTAAGTAATTAGCATTCTCAAAATTTTTATATTGTTTTAATATGTATGTAGATAGCTTTTCCATGTTTTTGGAGTATGGTACTTCATCTGATAACGGATCACCATTCTTGCCTACTTTTAAATTTACAAAGTTAGTTTTAAAGTAGCTGCCATCATCCCAATTTACGTAATCCTTCAATTCATCATTGTTTGCAATTTGATCTTCGACTAATTCTATTCTTGTAAATGGATCAACTTCATTATAGTCTAATTTACTAGTAATCTCTTTAAATATTTCCTGTACTGATTTCCCTTCATATTTTTCCTTCTCTTTCATTTAATAAAATTTCCCCTTTTATTTTAAATTTGTTATATTCTTCTTTGACACCAACTACCAAAAACACAAATCGTTTTTGCTACCTGCCCGCAAAGAAGCAAACGGGCATAATATTTTAACTTTCTTCTAACAACTAACTATCAATCAAACGGAATTACAACTGGAACACACTTTTACAACTGGAACAT includes the following:
- a CDS encoding trypsin-like serine peptidase, with the protein product MKTKLISVFFVLFFLCLFSPITSMAVESPNESDTTKIEISDSFDVTKVEEDLVPILEDKLEKHKEKLPKINNYSSNKVKQIINNYSEFDSLSSQGKVLEGPNEPIVKKSNEVINLNLSPLATDNRVKITNTTTNPHNAMAHVVYSSPNGDWYTCSGTFLDEDTVITAAHCVYNTYTNQFNQFWYVYPGQNGSANPYGGWASASAYVTLGWVDAAPTEPGIVYFTDVQHDFAVIKLDTTHSHNLSVSSNSSFGDSITSYGYPGDKATSSGYYLYKSTGSILDIEYDALVHSTYVTGGMSGGPILKNNNVISVNSTASWGPQLTSTHIDLINQWKNN
- a CDS encoding DUF6731 family protein produces the protein MNMYRKVKFEYFQVTVRKIGETKEELFDLTRWMDVVNKISLEKRAREYLGERARLEEAYFDEDLDYYFLHFVRLRATNIPSKAKIDTNVEPFELEDDEYLGEEVSALYDDNKSILMLQRNKFSLGPSGIADYLNIIWANDNETICIRSIPIPDAFQLARKPKIYRKVNLRLANINSAVDQGFVDKLKSPLGPIIKSYGEYGGVNAQITITVGMKKDGELNEDISFSHFNHLFKIIRKGHEPNMLMPPRGNIMTKLAFRLI